The following are encoded together in the bacterium genome:
- a CDS encoding MBL fold metallo-hydrolase, translated as MTLHWKDTQAEIHKVVVGPMDNNVFVVRCRETGDAVLIDAANEHERLLELCSSLGVRTVLETHGHWDHIQAIPAVRDAGYEVGVTAEDAAMLGSYDYLLEDESVIEVGQLRLHCIHTPGHTPGSMSFRLEGSPILFSGDTLFPGGPGATGFEGGDFDTIIESIEQRMFSPLPADTVVLPGHGDQTTIGTETPHLQEWIDRGW; from the coding sequence ATGACCCTGCACTGGAAAGATACCCAGGCCGAGATCCACAAAGTGGTGGTGGGTCCGATGGACAACAACGTGTTCGTCGTCCGCTGCCGCGAAACCGGCGATGCAGTGCTGATCGACGCGGCCAACGAGCACGAGCGGCTGCTGGAGCTGTGCTCGTCGCTCGGGGTCCGCACCGTTCTGGAGACCCACGGGCACTGGGACCACATCCAGGCCATCCCCGCGGTGCGCGATGCCGGCTATGAGGTGGGGGTGACCGCCGAGGATGCCGCCATGCTCGGCTCCTACGACTACCTGCTGGAGGACGAGTCGGTGATCGAGGTTGGCCAGCTCCGGCTGCACTGCATCCACACGCCGGGCCACACCCCGGGATCGATGTCGTTCCGCCTGGAGGGCTCGCCCATCTTGTTCTCGGGCGACACCCTCTTTCCCGGCGGACCCGGCGCCACTGGCTTCGAGGGCGGCGACTTCGACACCATCATCGAGTCAATTGAGCAGCGGATGTTCTCCCCGCTCCCCGCCGACACCGTGGTGCTGCCCGGCCACGGCGATCAGACCACCATCGGCACCGAGACTCCCCATCTCCAAGAGTGGATCGACCGGGGCTGGTAG
- the sufC gene encoding Fe-S cluster assembly ATPase SufC produces MSPPEAPLFEVENLHVATAEDGIPILSGIDLTIRAGEVHALMGPNGSGKSTLASALLASPEYEVTGGRICFKGDDITDWPADVRGKAGLFLAFQYPQEFPGVSVMNFLRQALSARKGIDLSVLELRLAVMEWMERFDMDPSFADRYLNDGFSGGEKKRNEVLQLAILEPEMAILDETDSGLDIDALKIVASGVQEVMTSRSEMGVLAITHFRRLLDHLAPNHVHILMNGKIAASGGFELAAQLDAEGYEAWR; encoded by the coding sequence GTGAGCCCGCCCGAGGCCCCGCTCTTCGAGGTCGAGAACCTGCACGTCGCCACGGCTGAAGACGGCATCCCGATCCTGTCGGGCATTGATCTCACCATTCGAGCGGGTGAGGTACACGCCCTCATGGGGCCCAACGGCTCGGGCAAGTCAACCCTGGCCAGCGCGCTGTTGGCCAGCCCGGAGTACGAGGTGACCGGGGGACGGATCTGCTTCAAAGGCGACGACATCACCGACTGGCCCGCCGACGTTCGGGGCAAGGCCGGGCTGTTTCTGGCCTTCCAATACCCCCAGGAGTTCCCTGGCGTGTCGGTGATGAACTTCCTGCGTCAGGCCTTGTCGGCTCGCAAGGGCATCGACTTGTCGGTGCTGGAACTGCGTCTGGCCGTGATGGAGTGGATGGAGCGGTTTGACATGGACCCGTCATTCGCCGACCGCTACCTCAACGACGGGTTCTCCGGGGGCGAGAAGAAGCGCAACGAGGTGCTTCAACTGGCCATCTTGGAACCGGAAATGGCCATCTTGGACGAGACCGACTCCGGCTTGGACATCGACGCGCTGAAGATCGTGGCCAGCGGGGTGCAGGAAGTGATGACCTCCCGGTCGGAGATGGGGGTGCTGGCCATCACCCACTTCCGGCGACTGCTCGACCATTTGGCCCCCAACCACGTCCATATCCTGATGAACGGCAAGATCGCGGCCAGCGGCGGCTTCGAGTTGGCCGCTCAGCTGGACGCTGAGGGGTACGAGGCATGGCGCTAG
- a CDS encoding SufS family cysteine desulfurase, translated as MALDPGAIRADFPIMCRQVHGRPLVYLDSAATSHKPRPVIDAVTDYYERFNSNVHRGSYQLAVEATEALEQARAKVAQFIGASQDSEIIFAKNATEAINLVARAWGRANLGPGDPVVITELEHHANIVPWHMLTAEQGIDLRWIPIRSDGHLDLTDLDRLLDGARLLSVAAVSNVLGTINPIRQLADAAHEAGALMMVDASQYTPHLPTDVMEMGADFVAFTGHKMCGPTGIGVLWAKSELLEAMPPFLGGGEMILNVTKEGFSTAAVPWKFEAGTPPIAEAVGLGAAVDYLNGLGMEQVREHEVALTGYALRTLNQRYGDDITIHGPTEPAERGGVLSFEYKGIHPHDVAQVLDRSAVCVRAGHHCAKPLMRVLGCAATSRASMYVYNDESDVDALADALADADAFFIE; from the coding sequence ATGGCGCTAGACCCAGGGGCCATCCGGGCCGACTTCCCCATCATGTGCCGGCAGGTACACGGCCGTCCTCTGGTGTATCTCGACTCGGCTGCCACCTCTCATAAGCCCAGGCCGGTGATCGACGCGGTTACCGACTACTACGAGCGCTTCAACTCCAACGTCCACCGGGGCTCCTACCAACTGGCGGTGGAAGCCACCGAGGCGCTGGAGCAGGCCCGGGCCAAGGTCGCCCAGTTCATCGGGGCCTCTCAGGACTCAGAGATCATCTTCGCCAAGAACGCCACCGAGGCCATCAACCTGGTGGCCCGAGCCTGGGGTCGGGCCAATCTGGGTCCGGGCGATCCGGTGGTGATCACCGAGTTGGAGCACCACGCCAACATCGTCCCCTGGCACATGCTGACCGCCGAGCAGGGCATCGATCTGCGCTGGATCCCCATCCGCAGCGATGGACATCTCGACTTGACCGACCTCGACCGGCTGCTTGACGGCGCCCGGCTGCTGAGCGTGGCCGCGGTGTCCAATGTGCTGGGCACCATCAATCCCATCCGGCAGCTGGCCGACGCCGCCCACGAAGCCGGTGCCTTGATGATGGTGGACGCCAGCCAGTACACCCCCCATCTGCCCACCGATGTGATGGAGATGGGGGCCGACTTTGTGGCCTTCACCGGGCACAAGATGTGCGGCCCAACGGGAATCGGGGTGCTGTGGGCCAAGTCTGAGCTGCTGGAGGCCATGCCGCCGTTCCTGGGCGGGGGCGAGATGATCCTCAACGTGACCAAGGAGGGCTTCAGCACCGCTGCGGTGCCGTGGAAGTTCGAGGCCGGAACTCCGCCCATCGCCGAGGCGGTCGGGCTGGGAGCGGCGGTGGACTATCTTAATGGGCTGGGAATGGAGCAGGTTCGAGAGCACGAGGTGGCCCTCACCGGCTATGCGCTGCGCACCTTGAACCAGCGCTACGGCGACGACATCACCATCCACGGGCCAACCGAGCCGGCTGAGCGGGGCGGGGTGCTTTCGTTTGAGTACAAGGGGATCCATCCCCACGATGTGGCCCAGGTGCTGGACCGATCGGCGGTGTGCGTGCGGGCCGGCCACCACTGCGCCAAGCCGCTGATGCGGGTGCTGGGCTGCGCCGCCACCAGCCGGGCCTCGATGTACGTGTACAACGACGAGTCCGACGTGGATGCCCTGGCCGATGCCCTGGCCGATGCCGACGCCTTCTTCATTGAGTGA
- a CDS encoding SUF system NifU family Fe-S cluster assembly protein: MPDLEDLYREIILDHYRNPRNRGELDTPPAVRAEGFNPLCGDEVIIYVRLANGVVDDIKFGGQGCSISQASSSMMSAIVKGRTTEELHQLNRAFKSMMSIEPDPDDPAPINGNGADIKLGDLEALKGVVKFPVRIKCATLSWHTLTQAVEEAQATA, encoded by the coding sequence ATGCCTGATCTTGAAGACCTCTATCGCGAGATCATCCTTGATCACTATCGCAATCCCCGCAATCGGGGTGAGCTGGACACCCCGCCCGCCGTCCGGGCCGAGGGCTTCAATCCTCTGTGCGGCGACGAGGTCATCATCTACGTGCGCTTGGCCAACGGGGTGGTCGACGACATCAAGTTCGGAGGCCAGGGCTGCTCCATCAGCCAGGCCTCGTCGTCGATGATGTCGGCCATCGTCAAGGGCCGCACCACCGAGGAACTGCACCAACTCAACCGGGCCTTCAAGTCCATGATGTCCATCGAGCCCGACCCCGACGATCCCGCGCCGATCAACGGCAACGGCGCCGATATCAAGCTCGGCGATCTGGAAGCCCTCAAGGGCGTGGTCAAGTTCCCCGTCCGCATCAAGTGCGCCACTCTGTCGTGGCACACCCTCACCCAAGCCGTCGAAGAAGCCCAAGCCACCGCCTGA
- a CDS encoding PIN domain-containing protein: MAREQGAAEAGEVGAWLERVLDSCEVLAVDAAAFREWAQLMHRQADKLLQDALIAAVAIVHRLTVAARSTRGFDHLNVPALNSFAWSATT, from the coding sequence ATCGCCCGCGAGCAGGGCGCGGCCGAAGCAGGCGAGGTTGGGGCTTGGCTGGAGCGGGTGCTTGATTCCTGTGAAGTCCTGGCTGTTGACGCGGCCGCATTTCGCGAATGGGCCCAACTGATGCATCGGCAAGCCGACAAGCTGCTACAAGATGCCCTGATCGCCGCCGTCGCCATCGTCCACCGGCTCACCGTGGCCGCTCGAAGCACCCGCGGCTTCGATCACCTCAATGTGCCTGCGCTCAACTCTTTCGCCTGGTCTGCGACGACATAG
- a CDS encoding 4a-hydroxytetrahydrobiopterin dehydratase, producing the protein MAVDADAKRLLSDEEISAALADLPGWERQGDKLAATFNFSDFSEAFGFMSRVALISERLFHHPEWSNVWSTVEIAITNHAAGGLTELDLEFARRVNALV; encoded by the coding sequence ATGGCCGTAGACGCTGATGCCAAGAGACTGCTGAGCGACGAGGAGATTTCGGCTGCCTTGGCCGACCTTCCCGGTTGGGAGCGCCAAGGCGACAAGCTCGCCGCCACCTTCAATTTCTCCGACTTCTCTGAGGCCTTCGGCTTCATGTCCCGGGTGGCATTGATCTCCGAGCGGCTGTTTCACCATCCCGAGTGGTCCAACGTCTGGTCCACCGTCGAGATCGCCATCACCAACCACGCCGCCGGCGGCCTCACTGAGCTAGATCTCGAATTCGCCCGCCGCGTCAACGCCCTGGTCTAA
- the sufC gene encoding Fe-S cluster assembly ATPase SufC, producing the protein MSRSNKETAKSKLVVSDLHVRVGGQMVLNGVDLRVASGEVHAVMGPNGSGKSTLAYAIMGRPGYEITAGSITLNDVDLVDLSPWERAHAGLFSTQQYPTEVPGVGLEVMLEEAVAATEGDRSAVEAQVVAEAELVGFDLDLLYRSLNVDLSGGEMKRSEAVQLGVLRPRIAILDELDSGLDVDALAAVSHRIEQATHEDNLGVLAITHFSRLLTVLHADVVHILIDGAIAETGGPELAAQLEETGYDPWIDTRAESPVEIHSHLEFGGGGDPWP; encoded by the coding sequence ATGAGTAGGTCGAATAAAGAAACAGCCAAGAGCAAGCTGGTCGTCTCAGACCTTCATGTCAGGGTCGGCGGGCAGATGGTGCTCAATGGGGTAGACCTCCGAGTGGCGTCGGGCGAAGTCCACGCCGTGATGGGACCCAACGGCTCGGGCAAGTCGACTTTGGCCTACGCCATCATGGGCCGTCCCGGCTATGAGATCACCGCGGGCTCGATCACCCTGAACGATGTCGATCTCGTGGATCTCTCCCCGTGGGAGCGGGCCCATGCCGGACTGTTCTCCACCCAGCAGTATCCCACCGAGGTGCCGGGTGTGGGTTTGGAAGTCATGCTGGAAGAGGCAGTGGCCGCTACCGAGGGAGATCGCAGCGCGGTGGAGGCCCAGGTGGTGGCCGAGGCTGAGTTGGTTGGCTTCGACCTTGATCTCTTGTACCGCTCGCTAAATGTCGACCTGTCCGGAGGAGAGATGAAGCGGAGCGAGGCGGTGCAGCTCGGTGTGCTCCGTCCCCGCATCGCCATCTTGGACGAGCTCGACAGCGGCCTCGACGTGGATGCGCTGGCCGCGGTGAGCCATCGCATCGAACAGGCCACCCATGAGGACAATCTCGGGGTGCTGGCCATTACGCACTTCAGCCGACTGCTGACTGTGCTTCATGCCGACGTGGTCCACATCCTCATCGATGGTGCTATCGCCGAGACTGGAGGCCCAGAGTTGGCTGCCCAGCTGGAGGAGACTGGTTACGATCCCTGGATCGACACTCGGGCCGAATCACCGGTAGAGATCCACTCACACTTAGAATTCGGAGGGGGAGGAGACCCATGGCCGTAG
- a CDS encoding non-heme iron oxygenase ferredoxin subunit encodes MSAEGITRITLCPLDELEDGEARRFDVEVSSLVHKVAVIRLGDDLYALGDICSHADYSLAEGEVDPEEGTIECWKHGSLFSLETGEAETLPATRPVPIYDVGVDDGQVWLEVGHDE; translated from the coding sequence GTGAGCGCTGAGGGGATCACGAGGATCACGCTGTGCCCCCTGGACGAGCTAGAGGACGGGGAGGCTCGACGGTTCGACGTCGAGGTCAGCAGCCTGGTCCACAAGGTTGCAGTCATCCGCTTGGGAGATGATCTCTACGCCTTGGGCGACATATGCAGCCATGCTGACTATTCGCTAGCGGAGGGTGAGGTGGATCCCGAGGAGGGCACCATCGAGTGCTGGAAGCACGGCAGCCTGTTCTCGTTGGAAACCGGCGAGGCCGAGACTCTGCCCGCCACTCGGCCGGTCCCGATCTACGACGTGGGCGTGGATGACGGCCAGGTCTGGCTGGAGGTGGGCCACGATGAGTAG
- the sufD gene encoding Fe-S cluster assembly protein SufD, with protein MTKTQFTPDAAGAIPGPDWLVRRRVAAAEQVAAAPMPSVEEEVWRYTPIGQLDLGRYQLAADPGERYTAEVPDHCAVADTSNGRLCGVELAPELADMGVEVRLLGDGDADLAASVDVDLFALMNAAFAVEPLLIRVPPGASVEGPIIVRHWLDADGGAVFPRLIVDAGADSAIEVLELYGSADVAAFVSPVIEIRAAAAARVGYLAVQDLGPKVWHIGSQVSHIGSQAHLRASTAALGGAYARTRLDTHLSGRGATGDLISLYFGDGEQTLDFRTFQDHAAPDTTSSLLFKGAVDDASRSVYTGLIRVRPDARGTNAYQTNRNIKLSEDAWAESVPNLEIENNEVHCSHASAVGPIDGEQLFYLESRGVPTETAERLIVTGFFDEVLDQFPVAGAVPAVRARLQAKIAGLSHHHVGNGSGL; from the coding sequence GTGACCAAAACCCAGTTCACCCCCGATGCGGCCGGAGCCATTCCCGGCCCCGACTGGCTGGTGCGCCGACGAGTCGCCGCCGCCGAGCAGGTGGCTGCTGCGCCTATGCCCTCGGTGGAAGAGGAGGTGTGGCGGTATACGCCGATTGGCCAGTTGGACCTCGGCCGCTATCAGCTGGCGGCAGATCCCGGTGAGCGGTATACAGCCGAGGTTCCCGACCACTGCGCCGTTGCCGATACCAGCAACGGCCGGCTCTGCGGAGTTGAGTTGGCTCCGGAGCTCGCCGACATGGGGGTGGAGGTCCGCCTGCTGGGCGATGGCGACGCCGACTTGGCCGCGTCGGTGGATGTTGACCTGTTCGCCCTCATGAACGCGGCCTTCGCCGTCGAGCCTTTGCTGATTCGGGTGCCGCCAGGGGCGAGCGTGGAGGGTCCGATCATTGTGCGCCATTGGCTTGACGCCGATGGGGGAGCAGTGTTTCCCCGGCTGATCGTGGACGCGGGGGCTGACTCTGCAATTGAGGTGTTGGAGCTGTACGGCTCGGCCGACGTAGCGGCGTTCGTGAGCCCGGTCATCGAGATCAGGGCGGCCGCCGCCGCTCGGGTGGGGTACCTGGCAGTGCAGGATCTGGGGCCCAAGGTGTGGCACATCGGCTCTCAGGTCAGCCATATCGGCTCGCAGGCCCACCTGAGGGCATCCACCGCCGCGCTCGGCGGGGCATATGCCCGGACGCGGCTGGACACCCACTTATCGGGACGGGGGGCGACGGGCGATCTGATCTCGCTGTATTTCGGTGATGGCGAGCAGACGCTGGATTTCCGCACTTTCCAGGATCATGCCGCTCCGGATACCACCAGCAGCCTGCTGTTCAAGGGGGCGGTGGACGACGCCTCCCGGTCGGTGTACACCGGTCTCATTCGGGTGCGGCCCGACGCTCGGGGCACCAACGCCTACCAGACCAACCGGAACATCAAGCTGTCGGAAGACGCCTGGGCTGAGTCGGTGCCCAACCTGGAGATCGAGAACAACGAGGTCCACTGTAGCCACGCCTCCGCGGTGGGACCCATCGACGGCGAGCAGCTGTTCTACTTGGAAAGCCGGGGAGTGCCCACCGAGACCGCCGAACGCCTCATCGTCACTGGGTTCTTTGACGAGGTGCTGGATCAGTTCCCCGTTGCAGGGGCGGTGCCGGCGGTGCGCGCTCGGCTTCAGGCCAAGATCGCGGGGTTGAGCCATCATCATGTGGGCAACGGGAGCGGATTGTGA
- the sufB gene encoding Fe-S cluster assembly protein SufB has translation MSSEALALDLGRYKLGWSDEEDYVFKPKKGLNTDIVQEMSWMKSEPDWMRNFRLKSLSRFEKRPMPTWGGDMSGIDFDNIYYYIKPTEEQVDAWEDLPDAIKDTYEKLGIPEAERKYLAGVTAQYESEVVFHRNREDLEHQGVLFCDMDTALKEYPELVKEHFGTIIPPGDNKFSALNSAVWSGGSFIYVPPGVTVEMPLQAYFRINAENMGQFERTLIIADEGSQVHYIEGCSAPVYTSDSLHSAVVEILVKKSARVTYTTIQNWSNNVYNLVTKRAKVEAEGHMEWIDGNIGSRLTMKYPAVVMVGPKASGEVLSVAYAGPDQHQDAGAKMTHAAPETTSKIVSKSISNGGGRTSYRGLVRVEDDAYGCRSHVQCDALILDEDSVSDTYPYMEVGTRDAEIGHEATVSKVADEQLFYLMSRGLTQEQAMGMIVNGFIEPITRTLPMEYAVEWSRLIELQMEGSVG, from the coding sequence ATGTCGTCGGAAGCCCTCGCCTTAGATCTCGGCCGATACAAGCTCGGCTGGAGTGACGAGGAGGATTACGTCTTCAAGCCCAAGAAAGGGCTGAACACCGACATCGTGCAGGAGATGTCGTGGATGAAGAGCGAGCCCGACTGGATGCGGAACTTCCGGCTGAAGTCGCTCTCCCGGTTCGAGAAGCGGCCCATGCCCACATGGGGCGGCGACATGTCGGGCATCGATTTCGACAACATTTACTACTACATCAAGCCCACCGAGGAGCAGGTCGACGCCTGGGAGGACCTGCCCGACGCCATCAAGGACACCTACGAGAAGCTGGGCATTCCCGAGGCCGAGCGCAAGTACCTGGCCGGGGTGACCGCGCAGTACGAGTCGGAGGTTGTGTTCCACCGCAATCGGGAGGACTTGGAGCACCAGGGAGTGCTGTTCTGCGACATGGACACCGCGCTCAAGGAGTATCCCGAGCTGGTGAAGGAGCACTTCGGCACCATCATTCCGCCGGGCGACAACAAGTTCTCTGCTCTGAACTCGGCGGTGTGGTCGGGGGGCAGCTTCATCTACGTGCCGCCCGGGGTGACGGTGGAGATGCCGCTTCAGGCCTACTTCCGCATCAACGCCGAGAACATGGGCCAGTTCGAGCGGACCCTCATCATCGCCGACGAGGGCTCACAGGTTCACTACATCGAGGGGTGCTCGGCCCCGGTGTACACCAGCGATTCGCTGCACTCCGCGGTGGTGGAGATCCTGGTAAAGAAATCGGCCCGGGTCACCTACACCACCATCCAGAACTGGTCCAACAACGTGTACAACCTGGTCACCAAGCGGGCCAAGGTCGAGGCCGAGGGCCACATGGAGTGGATCGACGGCAACATCGGCTCCCGGCTGACCATGAAGTATCCGGCAGTGGTGATGGTCGGCCCCAAGGCCTCGGGCGAGGTGCTGTCGGTGGCCTACGCCGGTCCCGACCAGCATCAGGACGCCGGAGCCAAGATGACCCACGCCGCTCCGGAGACCACCTCCAAGATCGTGTCCAAGTCGATCTCCAACGGTGGCGGGCGAACCAGCTACCGGGGCTTGGTCCGGGTAGAGGACGATGCCTACGGATGTCGCAGCCATGTGCAGTGCGATGCGCTGATCTTGGACGAGGACAGCGTGTCCGACACCTACCCCTACATGGAGGTGGGCACCCGGGACGCGGAGATCGGCCACGAGGCCACCGTCTCCAAGGTGGCTGATGAGCAGTTGTTCTATTTGATGAGCCGGGGGCTGACCCAAGAGCAGGCCATGGGCATGATCGTCAACGGCTTCATCGAGCCCATCACCCGCACCCTGCCAATGGAGTACGCCGTGGAGTGGAGCCGGCTCATCGAGCTGCAGATGGAGGGATCTGTCGGCTAA
- a CDS encoding gamma carbonic anhydrase family protein, translating into MPIYALGDIEPNIHPEAFVHPQAVIIGRVSIGVESTIWPGTVLRGDGAGITIGDRTSIQDNAVIHNTDELATVVGNDVTVGHLAHLEGCTVEDEALVGVAAVVLHEAVVGRGALVGASAVVTNHMKIPPLALAIGVPAKIREGHMAEGQNREDAQGYVDRCHRYRAEMRLLG; encoded by the coding sequence ATGCCGATCTATGCACTGGGAGACATTGAGCCCAACATCCATCCGGAGGCGTTTGTCCACCCGCAAGCGGTGATCATCGGCCGGGTGAGCATCGGTGTTGAGTCGACCATTTGGCCGGGGACGGTGCTACGTGGCGATGGAGCGGGGATCACCATCGGCGACCGCACCTCCATCCAGGACAACGCCGTTATCCACAACACCGATGAGCTGGCCACGGTGGTGGGCAACGACGTCACCGTCGGCCATCTGGCTCACTTGGAAGGCTGCACCGTGGAAGACGAGGCGCTGGTCGGCGTCGCCGCAGTGGTGCTGCACGAAGCGGTGGTGGGCCGGGGCGCGCTGGTGGGTGCCAGCGCGGTGGTCACCAACCACATGAAGATCCCGCCGCTGGCCTTGGCCATCGGGGTGCCGGCCAAGATTCGGGAGGGGCACATGGCCGAGGGGCAGAATCGAGAGGACGCCCAGGGCTATGTGGACCGGTGCCACCGATATCGGGCTGAGATGCGCCTATTGGGCTGA
- a CDS encoding flavin reductase family protein, with the protein MSDSPPFDSAFFRQVLGQLPTGVTVVTAAGSDGPAGLAIGSFGSVSLDPPLVMFMPGKTSTSWPAIEVAGHFGVNILAEDQGDMSNLFASKAEDKFAGLEWTTKITGAPIFESSLAWIDCEIDQIVEGGDHWIVLGRVLDLGVQRDDVGPLVFLAGKYGSFDPMG; encoded by the coding sequence GTGTCTGACAGTCCGCCGTTCGACTCGGCCTTTTTCCGCCAAGTGCTCGGACAGCTTCCCACGGGCGTAACCGTGGTCACCGCCGCGGGCTCTGACGGACCCGCCGGGCTGGCCATTGGTTCCTTTGGCTCCGTGTCACTCGACCCGCCGCTGGTCATGTTCATGCCGGGCAAGACGTCAACAAGCTGGCCGGCCATCGAGGTCGCCGGCCATTTCGGGGTGAACATCCTGGCTGAGGACCAAGGGGACATGTCCAACCTCTTCGCCTCCAAGGCCGAGGACAAGTTCGCCGGTTTGGAGTGGACGACCAAGATCACCGGCGCACCGATATTCGAGAGTTCCCTTGCTTGGATCGACTGCGAGATCGACCAGATCGTTGAGGGGGGCGACCACTGGATCGTTCTCGGCCGGGTATTGGATCTGGGCGTGCAGCGAGACGATGTGGGGCCACTGGTGTTCTTGGCCGGCAAGTACGGCTCTTTCGACCCGATGGGCTGA
- a CDS encoding CapA family protein, with the protein MLAGGCGDGGTAPAFISDPTPNTSTPVPAAAPTPVATLAPAVPPSAAPTPIAPPTATSTFAPTATPIPTASATPDPSAEPQSWHARLAFTGDLLSHGPVFRQAQANGGEDLAYDYRPMFELVQDTLSDADLAVCHLETPLSPNNRNLSGYPLFNAPGDLAVAIAHVGYDGCSTASNHSLDQGITGINDTLDLFDQAGLGHAGMARTALEGAIPRLYSVNGVTIGHLSYTYGLNGLILPDDKPWAVDINSVQDILGEARAAIELGAEFVVLSIHWGAEYQVAPTSQQRSLAKELLAGDEIDIIVGTHAHVIQPVERLGGNLVIYGLGNFLSNQSPQSCRSCPPESTDGVIVLVDLVEGETGALDVAAISAVPTWVDRRTFTIVDVGAALAAGTSSELTGQLEQSWARTTATLRSYGVDVMFAGLP; encoded by the coding sequence GTGTTGGCGGGTGGTTGCGGTGACGGTGGCACGGCTCCAGCGTTCATTTCTGATCCCACTCCCAACACCTCAACGCCGGTTCCCGCGGCCGCGCCTACTCCCGTTGCCACGCTTGCTCCCGCGGTTCCTCCTTCAGCCGCGCCTACTCCCATTGCTCCGCCAACTGCCACTAGCACTTTTGCTCCCACAGCCACACCCATCCCTACGGCTTCGGCGACTCCCGATCCCTCGGCCGAGCCGCAGTCCTGGCATGCTCGGCTGGCCTTTACCGGAGACCTCTTGTCACATGGTCCGGTGTTCAGGCAGGCGCAGGCCAATGGGGGCGAAGATTTGGCCTACGACTACCGCCCCATGTTCGAGTTGGTGCAAGACACCCTGAGCGATGCCGACTTGGCGGTCTGTCACTTGGAGACTCCTCTCTCGCCCAACAACCGCAACCTTTCCGGCTACCCCTTGTTCAATGCCCCCGGCGACCTGGCTGTTGCCATTGCCCATGTGGGCTATGACGGTTGCTCGACCGCTTCGAATCACTCCCTGGACCAGGGGATCACCGGCATCAATGACACCCTCGACCTATTCGACCAGGCGGGCCTGGGCCACGCCGGCATGGCTCGCACTGCTTTGGAGGGGGCAATCCCGAGGTTGTATTCGGTAAACGGCGTCACCATCGGTCACCTGTCCTACACCTACGGCCTCAATGGGCTCATCCTCCCCGATGACAAGCCGTGGGCAGTGGACATCAATTCTGTCCAGGACATTCTCGGAGAGGCTCGGGCGGCCATCGAGCTCGGGGCCGAGTTCGTGGTGCTGAGCATCCATTGGGGCGCGGAATATCAGGTGGCACCGACTTCGCAGCAGAGGTCTTTGGCCAAAGAGCTCCTCGCCGGCGACGAGATCGACATCATCGTCGGCACGCATGCCCATGTGATTCAACCGGTGGAGCGACTCGGCGGCAACCTCGTGATCTATGGACTCGGGAACTTCTTGTCCAACCAGTCACCCCAGTCATGCCGGTCATGTCCGCCGGAAAGCACCGATGGTGTGATTGTGCTGGTTGATTTGGTGGAAGGCGAGACCGGCGCTCTTGATGTGGCCGCGATCAGCGCCGTGCCGACTTGGGTCGATCGGCGGACTTTTACCATTGTCGATGTGGGTGCCGCGTTGGCCGCCGGAACCAGCTCAGAGCTCACCGGCCAGCTTGAGCAGTCGTGGGCCCGGACGACCGCCACGCTTCGCAGCTACGGCGTGGATGTGATGTTCGCGGGGCTGCCTTAG